A genome region from Schlesneria paludicola DSM 18645 includes the following:
- a CDS encoding PSD1 and planctomycete cytochrome C domain-containing protein, producing MWHRADLPLGWAVGRLLVVLTAATVLTLDHCRGLTSVANRPKSFASNLNNTISVPVVFTKSEPLAACEICEARRRAQAERQSGEGIDSEHAATPSADVKEISLSDNQADSSVSFKHDIRPILVAHCYRCHGPGQQEGGLRFDRRESVFKPVESGAIPVIAGHLEDSALLARVTALEPDERMPRGAPPLTFEETSLLRSWIASGASWSEDSHWAFVKPQAPRPALIQERDWPNVAVDTFILQRLEADEIPHAAPADRITLIRRLSLDLIGLPPALEDVDGFLVDSAPDATERLVDRLLASPHFGEKWAIRWLDLARYADTNGFEFDAVRTIWLYRDWVIDALNRDLPFDQFTFEQVAGDLIPDGTIQQQVATGFMRCSAVAPDIITNRFDMLVDRVNTLGTAWLGLTFSCAQCHDHKFDPLTQKDFYRLYAIFNRGADEVEGVKYEGTTVAAMSPFSEMEATTLVMSDRARPNATFVKVRGSAVVDGEQVQPGVPTFLQPAKGDDDDRIGLACWLIDEDNPLTTRVAVNRVWESLFGNGLVRTSDDFGTRGEAPSHPELLDWLAVEFRRGGLSQKRLLRSIVVSATYQQSPQVSLEIRERDPLNRLCSRGPRLRVDAELIRDIALSASGLLSLQLGGPSVFPWQPHGTSEKLEFAAFQWNVNPDENRFRRGVYTHWKRTALYPSFAIFDAPNRTGTCARRGNSITPLQALVSLNDPVFFEAAVHLGKRMLEEGDGSIESALSAGFRLCVARTPSGSEISQLTQLLQEELSRLTDDGDAARQMVGDEAISQSSHLSVSKWAAYATVASVLLNLDETITKE from the coding sequence ATGTGGCATCGCGCAGATCTGCCGCTTGGTTGGGCCGTGGGACGATTGCTCGTCGTTCTCACTGCGGCGACTGTCTTGACGCTCGACCACTGCCGAGGATTGACGTCCGTCGCGAATCGACCGAAATCATTCGCTTCGAATCTCAACAACACGATCAGCGTTCCTGTCGTGTTCACCAAGTCTGAACCCCTTGCGGCGTGCGAGATCTGTGAAGCACGTCGCCGTGCCCAAGCGGAGCGACAGTCGGGCGAAGGTATCGATTCCGAACATGCCGCAACGCCGTCCGCCGATGTCAAAGAGATATCGCTGAGCGACAATCAAGCCGATTCTTCGGTGAGTTTTAAGCATGACATTCGTCCGATCCTGGTTGCGCATTGTTATCGGTGCCATGGACCGGGACAACAAGAAGGTGGGCTGCGCTTCGATCGACGAGAATCCGTATTTAAGCCTGTCGAGTCCGGGGCGATCCCGGTAATTGCGGGACATCTTGAGGACTCGGCGCTGCTCGCACGCGTGACGGCGTTGGAGCCCGATGAACGCATGCCACGTGGCGCTCCGCCGCTGACATTCGAGGAAACGTCGCTGCTGAGGAGCTGGATTGCGTCGGGCGCATCCTGGTCCGAGGATTCGCATTGGGCGTTTGTAAAGCCTCAAGCACCCCGCCCTGCTCTGATTCAAGAACGGGATTGGCCGAACGTCGCAGTCGACACATTCATCCTGCAGCGGCTGGAAGCCGACGAGATTCCGCATGCCGCACCTGCCGATCGAATCACGCTGATTCGCCGGTTGTCGCTAGACCTGATCGGTCTGCCTCCCGCTCTCGAAGATGTCGACGGCTTTCTGGTCGATTCCGCCCCTGATGCGACGGAACGGTTGGTCGATCGATTGCTGGCCTCGCCGCATTTCGGCGAAAAGTGGGCGATCAGATGGCTCGATCTGGCACGCTATGCTGATACGAATGGATTCGAATTCGATGCCGTGCGCACCATCTGGTTGTATCGCGACTGGGTGATCGACGCACTCAATCGCGATTTGCCATTCGATCAGTTTACGTTCGAGCAGGTCGCGGGTGATTTGATTCCCGATGGCACCATTCAGCAACAGGTGGCGACAGGATTCATGCGGTGCTCGGCCGTCGCACCCGACATCATCACCAATCGATTCGACATGCTGGTCGACCGCGTGAATACGCTGGGAACGGCCTGGCTGGGGCTGACGTTCAGTTGTGCACAGTGCCACGATCACAAGTTCGATCCGCTCACGCAAAAGGATTTCTATCGTCTGTACGCGATCTTCAATCGTGGAGCGGATGAAGTCGAGGGGGTGAAGTACGAAGGAACGACCGTCGCGGCGATGTCTCCTTTCAGCGAAATGGAGGCCACTACACTCGTAATGTCGGATCGCGCTCGTCCCAATGCGACATTCGTCAAAGTACGTGGATCGGCCGTCGTGGATGGCGAGCAAGTTCAACCAGGGGTGCCCACGTTCCTGCAGCCAGCTAAAGGTGATGACGACGATCGGATCGGATTGGCCTGCTGGCTGATCGACGAAGACAACCCATTGACGACACGCGTGGCCGTCAATCGTGTTTGGGAATCACTGTTTGGCAATGGGCTGGTGCGGACCAGCGATGATTTTGGCACGCGGGGTGAAGCCCCGTCACATCCCGAACTTCTTGACTGGCTCGCCGTCGAGTTTCGGCGTGGCGGACTCAGCCAGAAACGACTGCTGCGGTCTATTGTGGTTTCGGCGACGTATCAGCAATCGCCACAAGTCTCGCTCGAGATTCGCGAACGCGATCCCCTGAACCGATTGTGTTCACGCGGCCCGCGATTGCGCGTGGATGCCGAATTAATTCGTGATATTGCCTTGTCGGCGTCCGGTCTGCTGTCTTTGCAACTGGGAGGCCCCAGTGTGTTTCCCTGGCAACCGCACGGGACATCGGAAAAGCTGGAATTCGCCGCGTTCCAGTGGAATGTCAACCCGGACGAAAACCGATTTCGCAGGGGAGTGTACACCCATTGGAAACGAACTGCCCTTTATCCGAGTTTCGCGATCTTCGATGCACCCAATCGAACTGGTACTTGTGCTCGTCGCGGAAACAGCATCACCCCTCTTCAGGCGCTGGTGTCGTTGAACGACCCCGTCTTTTTTGAAGCCGCGGTGCATCTGGGCAAACGTATGCTCGAAGAGGGTGACGGTTCCATCGAATCGGCACTGTCCGCTGGCTTTCGGCTGTGCGTGGCCAGAACGCCGAGCGGTTCCGAGATTTCTCAGTTAACGCAACTGCTTCAAGAGGAACTGAGTCGCCTGACCGACGATGGCGACGCGGCGCGTCAGATGGTCGGGGATGAAGCGATTTCGCAATCGTCGCACCTGAGTGTTTCCAAGTGGGCCGCGTACGCAACGGTTGCGAGCGTGTTGTTGAACCTGGACGAGACGATCACGAAGGAGTAG
- a CDS encoding ABC transporter permease has product MNANLFGLIGFSWSSVKGLFLHPLRSLLTILGVGIGVASVIWLLAIGEGIGQAVQKQIEGLGADNVIVRSLKPPAELNSGKRGIFPYGITRDDLERIMATLPTVKRSVPIREVRREFRYLDRLVDGRMVGCIPEYAEITRLEIDRGRFLTQGDCDERVNVCVLSAETAEKLFPYEDPMDRAIKVEKDYYRIVGLLKPRAPSAGIGGSLEAQDYSRDIYVPLQTLWLRVGDLVVTRRSGSFEGERVQLSQITLQAVDVAHVVETADIIRETLLPHHPNGDFAITVPLELLERARAMRLMFMLFLGIIAVISLLVGGIGIMNIMLATVTERTKEIGIRRALGAKQGDITRQFLRETITMSVMGGVAGILAGLACGPSINLMRWCLQKVLPHAMAQVPDVIRTMEPTIVNWSVPLAFAISVMVGVVFGLYPAMQAARMDPIEALRHE; this is encoded by the coding sequence GTGAACGCAAATCTCTTCGGGCTGATTGGCTTTTCGTGGAGCAGCGTGAAGGGACTTTTCCTTCACCCGCTTCGATCCCTCCTGACCATTTTGGGGGTGGGTATCGGTGTGGCCAGCGTGATCTGGCTACTGGCGATTGGAGAAGGAATTGGCCAGGCCGTTCAGAAACAGATCGAGGGCCTGGGGGCCGACAATGTCATCGTCCGTTCGCTCAAGCCCCCCGCTGAACTGAACTCGGGAAAGCGAGGAATCTTTCCGTATGGCATCACTCGTGACGATCTCGAACGGATCATGGCAACTCTGCCGACCGTGAAGCGATCCGTACCGATTCGCGAGGTGCGTCGTGAGTTTCGGTATCTCGATCGGCTTGTCGACGGCCGAATGGTCGGCTGTATTCCCGAATATGCCGAGATCACCAGACTGGAAATCGACCGTGGTCGTTTTCTGACCCAGGGGGACTGCGACGAACGTGTGAATGTGTGTGTCTTGTCGGCGGAAACCGCGGAAAAATTGTTTCCGTATGAAGATCCGATGGACCGGGCGATCAAGGTCGAGAAGGACTACTACCGAATCGTGGGGCTGCTGAAGCCTCGCGCACCGTCTGCGGGAATCGGCGGATCGCTCGAAGCGCAGGACTATTCCCGTGACATTTACGTCCCGCTTCAGACACTCTGGTTACGGGTCGGCGATCTCGTTGTGACGCGCCGCAGCGGTTCGTTTGAAGGGGAACGAGTGCAGCTCAGCCAGATCACGCTTCAAGCGGTCGATGTCGCACATGTGGTCGAGACCGCCGACATCATTCGTGAGACTTTGCTGCCGCATCATCCGAACGGGGACTTCGCCATTACGGTCCCGCTGGAGCTCTTGGAGCGGGCCCGGGCGATGCGGCTGATGTTCATGCTGTTTCTGGGGATCATCGCGGTGATTTCGCTGCTGGTCGGCGGCATCGGCATCATGAACATCATGTTGGCAACCGTGACCGAACGTACCAAGGAAATTGGCATTCGGCGGGCGTTGGGCGCCAAGCAAGGTGACATCACGCGACAATTCCTGCGGGAAACGATCACGATGTCCGTCATGGGCGGCGTGGCGGGAATTCTGGCCGGGCTGGCATGCGGGCCCTCGATCAACTTGATGCGCTGGTGTCTGCAGAAAGTCTTGCCGCACGCGATGGCTCAGGTGCCCGATGTCATTCGTACCATGGAGCCGACGATCGTAAACTGGTCCGTGCCGCTCGCGTTCGCAATTTCCGTCATGGTGGGAGTTGTCTTCGGCCTCTATCCCGCCATGCAGGCCGCTCGGATGGACCCGATCGAAGCGCTGCGGCACGAGTAG
- a CDS encoding DEAD/DEAH box helicase, with translation MNELPPGHIAREDLALRYLDSLPYVPYPVQEEALLAWFETTQGVMVCAPTGTGKTLIAEAAAFEALHTGQTIYYTTPLIALTDQKFNELQDSAERWGFRRDQVGLVTGNRRVNPNANVLVVVAEILLNRLLTSHWAAQEEAEAARVRQVAADHLKSMSEQDHKGGLHSYNDLIGWDDEVVEELAEAEADPAHAKTPLALDFDRVAAVVMDEFHNFSDPERGIVWEFSLALLPKHIRLLLLSATIGNAATFRSWCYKTHDRLLELVQSTDRRIPLQFHWIGDQYLTDQLENMAAGEEADRKTPALVFCFNRDECWNVAEELKGKAMLASGQQKKLIAAIEKYEWNKGVGPKLKQLLMRGVGVHHAGLLPRYKKIVEELFQKKLLTICVCTETLAAGINLPARSVVLPSLMKGKPGDLKLIDPSSAHQIFGRAGRPQFDTEGHVFALAHEDDVRILNWREKYDSIPEDTKDFALLKAKKALKKKMPTRNPNRQYWTEQQFEKLRFAMPGDLMSRGPLPWRLLAYMLQLSPEVDRLRRLVQKRLMDPKQLDAGERHLEKMLMTLHAGDFVKLTPEPPPPPAVIKAGEAPPPPQPEDTPKSTWLSKQLQKEVDKKQEQKTGKKIDRAAEEREKNRYRAVLAEPTERLEQLFAFRSVNPVYGMFLLEHLGLADWTERMLIFESVLELPRALIRHVRVPPPFRLPPGPLAKERLDNEIVQRGLIAASDLYPEFDRDVPPEERKYAPALVEKLRMLFDSEYPDVNDVSVQPIMVATELLLNWNGNFFNFVSSRDLIRQEGLIFRHLLKMVLLLDEFRQIAPLGVDPLEWEADLQETADRLTECCRSVDPSWTDSMLAQQESADFVER, from the coding sequence ATGAATGAACTACCCCCCGGACATATTGCCCGCGAAGATCTGGCACTGCGATATCTCGACTCGTTGCCTTACGTCCCGTACCCCGTCCAGGAAGAAGCACTTCTGGCGTGGTTCGAAACGACGCAAGGGGTGATGGTGTGCGCTCCCACGGGAACCGGCAAGACGTTGATCGCCGAAGCAGCGGCGTTTGAGGCGCTGCACACCGGCCAAACCATCTATTACACGACGCCCCTCATCGCATTGACCGATCAAAAGTTCAACGAGCTGCAAGACTCGGCTGAACGCTGGGGATTTCGCCGCGATCAGGTGGGACTCGTCACCGGCAATCGACGCGTCAACCCGAATGCCAACGTCCTGGTTGTCGTCGCCGAGATCCTGCTGAACCGTTTGCTGACGTCGCACTGGGCCGCGCAAGAAGAGGCGGAAGCGGCGCGCGTTCGTCAGGTCGCGGCCGACCATCTCAAATCGATGTCAGAACAAGACCATAAGGGTGGCCTGCACTCGTACAACGATCTGATCGGCTGGGACGACGAAGTTGTCGAGGAACTAGCGGAAGCTGAAGCCGATCCGGCGCATGCCAAGACGCCGCTCGCGCTGGATTTCGATCGCGTCGCCGCCGTCGTGATGGACGAATTCCATAACTTCTCCGATCCAGAACGCGGGATCGTCTGGGAATTTTCACTGGCCTTGTTGCCCAAACATATTCGCTTGCTGCTGCTGTCGGCCACGATCGGTAATGCCGCGACGTTCCGGTCATGGTGCTACAAGACGCACGACCGGCTGCTAGAACTCGTCCAAAGTACCGACCGTCGCATCCCACTGCAGTTCCATTGGATCGGCGATCAGTACCTGACCGACCAGCTCGAAAACATGGCTGCCGGTGAGGAAGCCGATCGCAAGACGCCGGCCCTGGTCTTCTGTTTTAATCGCGACGAATGCTGGAATGTCGCCGAAGAACTGAAGGGCAAAGCGATGCTGGCCAGCGGTCAACAGAAAAAGCTGATCGCGGCAATCGAAAAATATGAATGGAATAAAGGGGTCGGCCCCAAGCTGAAACAACTGCTGATGCGCGGGGTAGGTGTCCACCACGCGGGACTGTTGCCGCGCTACAAGAAAATCGTTGAAGAGTTATTCCAAAAGAAGCTGCTGACGATTTGCGTCTGTACTGAAACACTGGCCGCCGGAATTAACCTGCCAGCTCGCTCGGTGGTCTTACCGTCCTTGATGAAGGGCAAACCGGGCGATCTGAAATTGATCGACCCCAGTTCTGCCCACCAGATCTTCGGCCGAGCCGGTCGACCACAGTTCGATACCGAAGGTCACGTCTTTGCCCTCGCGCATGAAGACGATGTCCGGATTCTGAACTGGCGAGAAAAGTACGATTCGATTCCGGAAGACACCAAAGACTTCGCCCTTCTGAAGGCCAAAAAGGCCTTGAAAAAGAAGATGCCCACGCGAAATCCCAATCGTCAGTATTGGACCGAACAGCAGTTCGAAAAACTGCGATTCGCCATGCCCGGCGATTTAATGAGCCGCGGGCCATTGCCGTGGCGGCTGCTGGCGTACATGTTGCAACTGTCTCCCGAGGTCGATCGGCTGCGGCGATTGGTCCAAAAACGATTGATGGACCCCAAGCAATTGGACGCAGGCGAACGGCACCTGGAAAAGATGCTGATGACGCTGCACGCCGGTGACTTTGTAAAGCTCACCCCCGAACCGCCGCCGCCGCCCGCCGTCATCAAGGCGGGTGAGGCCCCGCCGCCGCCTCAACCCGAGGATACCCCCAAGTCGACCTGGCTCTCGAAGCAGCTTCAAAAAGAGGTCGATAAAAAGCAGGAGCAAAAGACGGGCAAGAAGATCGATCGCGCGGCCGAAGAACGCGAAAAGAATCGCTATCGAGCCGTCCTGGCTGAGCCGACAGAACGACTGGAACAATTGTTTGCGTTCCGCAGCGTCAATCCGGTCTACGGGATGTTCCTGCTCGAACATTTGGGTCTGGCTGATTGGACCGAGCGAATGCTGATTTTCGAAAGCGTGCTCGAACTACCCCGAGCCCTCATTCGTCACGTCCGCGTTCCGCCCCCGTTCCGGCTACCGCCCGGTCCATTGGCCAAGGAAAGACTGGACAACGAAATCGTCCAGCGCGGCTTGATCGCAGCATCCGATCTTTACCCCGAATTCGACCGCGATGTCCCGCCGGAAGAACGCAAGTACGCCCCAGCGCTCGTCGAAAAACTACGAATGTTGTTCGATTCAGAGTATCCCGATGTCAACGACGTCTCGGTGCAACCGATCATGGTTGCCACCGAACTCTTATTGAATTGGAACGGCAACTTCTTCAACTTCGTGTCGAGCCGCGATCTGATCCGTCAGGAAGGCCTGATCTTCCGGCACCTGTTGAAGATGGTCTTGCTGCTCGACGAATTCCGTCAGATTGCACCGCTGGGCGTCGATCCGCTGGAATGGGAAGCCGACCTGCAAGAAACCGCCGACCGCTTGACCGAATGTTGTCGTAGCGTCGATCCAAGCTGGACAGATTCCATGCTGGCACAACAAGAGAGCGCAGATTTTGTGGAACGATGA
- a CDS encoding LolA family protein — MPSVRYATAQSANEEKAKTTDAETTSEASEFLARVRQELPRHQSIQAEVTQTVSIGDQQFRVDGQYVSSGQKLRLSYKVMPDQGAQGEILEVCDGNELWTQLTLPDSKRLTQRNVQQILAAAAAANKKNVTQATANVELGLGGVATLLASLERTMTFDAMKTDSTGDVARTSIQGRWKKSFADKFPKDKDQSLPPYIPDAVQLVINNQTLFPEKILYLKKQPGKRAFKALVNLQFHNIVFDEPVNDDVFVFKVPDGEVPEDVTKQYINRMLPPTETPPAAN, encoded by the coding sequence TTGCCATCAGTACGTTACGCAACAGCTCAATCCGCGAATGAAGAGAAAGCGAAAACGACTGACGCAGAAACCACATCCGAGGCTTCAGAATTTCTTGCCAGGGTCCGGCAGGAACTGCCTCGGCATCAGTCGATTCAGGCTGAAGTCACACAGACGGTCTCGATTGGCGATCAGCAGTTTCGTGTCGACGGCCAGTACGTCTCGTCCGGCCAAAAGTTGAGGCTCAGCTATAAGGTCATGCCCGATCAGGGTGCGCAAGGGGAAATCCTTGAAGTCTGCGACGGAAACGAGTTGTGGACTCAACTGACGTTGCCCGATTCCAAACGCCTGACACAACGGAACGTCCAACAGATTCTGGCAGCCGCGGCTGCTGCCAATAAGAAGAACGTGACTCAGGCCACCGCGAACGTGGAATTGGGCCTGGGCGGTGTCGCGACGCTGCTTGCTTCTCTCGAACGAACGATGACGTTTGATGCCATGAAGACCGACAGCACCGGCGACGTGGCTCGAACCAGCATTCAGGGACGCTGGAAGAAGTCGTTCGCCGACAAGTTCCCCAAAGATAAGGATCAGTCACTGCCGCCTTATATTCCAGACGCCGTGCAACTGGTCATCAACAATCAGACGCTTTTCCCTGAAAAGATCTTGTATCTGAAGAAGCAGCCGGGGAAACGCGCCTTCAAAGCACTCGTCAATCTCCAGTTTCACAACATCGTCTTTGACGAGCCTGTCAACGACGACGTATTTGTGTTCAAGGTTCCGGATGGTGAAGTCCCCGAGGATGTCACCAAGCAATACATCAACCGGATGCTTCCGCCGACAGAGACTCCGCCGGCCGCCAACTGA
- a CDS encoding DUF11 domain-containing protein, whose protein sequence is MTRIVEGHAMKTTSHQLGQTLLRWSSISVALACSACTSMSPAARLKTVENGPVHAVYQETVNDSAQARATRRGRMAEASAGPASSSVPGNPVVRRDPSFQQIAYAGPVPAAHGIQPAGGAHGAPWQGDDLQGQFNCPPADVECPPLPRWPAAGPNPMAPGMMACDACNVPSPESYPDEYLCDGGDRDWPVHYDNFSRDGLDTEDTVLEYTDRRGYEKMKPSNKVCVYAPRFASVRTVSQPHERHNVSELAGVGQLASTQGMSTRLKASKQIKREMMGGIAVRSRASGLDTDAAQGTVSQLRRPSAHDKVLNLYESMSFLMTGKLENTDTARLGLGLQNGMVWTRNEYPVITAKIDVPIEGHFEQSTAVITGIEEKEEAENLRIVKLADKKSALPGDEILFTIRYDNLGGREAHHIRIVDNLTPRLQYIVDSATSDRDGELVLQDNGEGSQILIWELSEPLPGNTGGIVTFKAKVR, encoded by the coding sequence ATGACACGGATTGTTGAAGGCCACGCCATGAAAACGACAAGTCACCAACTGGGACAGACGCTGCTTCGCTGGAGTTCAATCAGTGTGGCACTGGCCTGTTCGGCGTGTACCTCCATGTCGCCAGCGGCGCGCTTGAAAACGGTCGAGAATGGTCCGGTGCATGCGGTCTATCAAGAGACCGTCAATGACAGCGCGCAGGCCCGAGCGACGCGTCGCGGTCGCATGGCGGAAGCATCTGCCGGACCTGCTTCCTCGTCGGTGCCTGGAAATCCGGTTGTGCGTCGCGATCCATCTTTCCAACAAATTGCTTATGCGGGACCAGTGCCGGCCGCCCATGGAATTCAACCTGCAGGAGGCGCACATGGAGCTCCATGGCAGGGCGACGATCTGCAGGGACAATTCAACTGTCCCCCTGCGGACGTAGAATGCCCTCCCCTGCCTCGCTGGCCCGCCGCCGGTCCGAACCCTATGGCGCCGGGAATGATGGCATGCGATGCCTGCAATGTTCCTTCACCCGAGTCTTATCCTGATGAGTACCTGTGTGACGGTGGTGATCGTGACTGGCCAGTCCACTACGACAATTTCTCGCGCGACGGACTGGATACCGAAGACACCGTGTTGGAGTACACCGATCGCCGTGGCTATGAAAAGATGAAGCCGTCGAACAAGGTGTGCGTCTACGCTCCCCGATTCGCATCCGTCCGCACGGTCAGCCAACCGCATGAACGACACAATGTCAGCGAGCTCGCTGGAGTTGGTCAACTCGCTTCAACTCAGGGGATGAGCACTCGGCTGAAGGCATCGAAGCAAATCAAACGCGAAATGATGGGCGGAATCGCCGTTCGATCGCGGGCGAGTGGGCTGGATACCGATGCCGCTCAAGGCACTGTTTCTCAACTTCGTCGGCCATCGGCTCACGACAAAGTGCTGAATCTGTATGAGTCGATGAGCTTCTTGATGACCGGTAAGCTCGAAAACACCGACACGGCTCGGTTGGGGCTGGGGCTTCAGAACGGGATGGTTTGGACGCGCAACGAATATCCGGTCATCACGGCCAAAATCGACGTGCCGATCGAAGGACATTTCGAGCAGTCGACGGCGGTGATCACCGGGATTGAAGAGAAGGAAGAAGCCGAAAACCTGCGGATCGTGAAGCTGGCGGACAAGAAGTCGGCACTTCCCGGCGACGAAATCCTGTTTACGATTCGTTACGACAACCTCGGTGGCCGCGAAGCCCATCACATTCGCATCGTCGACAACCTGACGCCACGCCTGCAATACATCGTCGATAGTGCGACGTCAGATCGTGACGGCGAACTGGTCTTGCAAGACAATGGCGAAGGCAGCCAGATCCTGATCTGGGAACTGTCAGAGCCGCTTCCCGGTAATACCGGCGGCATCGTGACCTTCAAGGCCAAGGTCCGGTAG
- a CDS encoding efflux RND transporter periplasmic adaptor subunit, translating into MKSDSTPPTTHARKGGARRRILVILGVLGVCLAAGGGAVYSFRGEGAVQAITRRPIFGEFVNDIVERGDVESSSNTELRCEVSSSEGVRILELVAEGTLVNPGDVVISLDDSTIKKDLNAQRITVNTVEAAYSKAKNELAAARQAREEYEKGTFVQDEQKLQSELFVAEEQSRRAKATYEYGRKMRARGFITDSQLEGELFSVKRYDKDRDAATTKLMVLREYTKPKTLIKHESDIKTNEAAEFAEKAKYEIELAKLAKLEEQLEKCVIKATTTGQVVYNNQDRWRGDEYFVRKGNRVRERQVLVKLPDIGQMQVKAKIGEARVDRVKPGMEAIIRVEAMRGSELKGIVKTVSAYASDEMWYNPNTKEYDAIITITDPPATLKPGMTSQVAIRVETQQDVLQVPVQSVVERTGKHYSIVREQDGKLSLRELSIGSSNEKFIIVKEGLGRDDEVVMNPRPHLARVGLKDVEVDPNGAKPADDAKGKTPATTKTPATPVAGESPGRGA; encoded by the coding sequence ATGAAAAGTGACTCGACACCACCCACAACGCATGCCCGCAAAGGCGGCGCGCGCCGGCGAATTCTGGTCATTTTAGGGGTTCTTGGCGTCTGCCTTGCGGCAGGTGGCGGCGCGGTCTACTCGTTCCGCGGCGAGGGGGCCGTGCAGGCGATCACGCGTCGGCCGATCTTTGGCGAATTTGTGAATGACATTGTCGAGCGTGGCGATGTCGAGAGTTCGTCGAATACGGAACTGCGCTGCGAAGTTTCGTCGTCCGAAGGTGTCAGAATCCTTGAACTCGTTGCAGAAGGTACACTCGTCAATCCCGGCGATGTCGTGATTTCATTGGACGACTCCACGATCAAGAAGGACTTGAACGCCCAGCGGATCACGGTGAATACCGTCGAAGCCGCCTACAGCAAAGCCAAAAATGAATTGGCTGCCGCACGTCAAGCACGTGAAGAGTACGAAAAGGGGACCTTCGTTCAGGACGAGCAGAAGCTGCAGAGTGAACTGTTTGTTGCCGAGGAACAGTCTCGTCGAGCCAAGGCGACGTACGAATACGGACGAAAGATGCGAGCGCGGGGCTTCATCACCGATTCACAGCTTGAAGGGGAGCTTTTCTCTGTCAAGCGGTACGACAAAGATCGCGATGCGGCCACGACGAAGTTGATGGTGCTGCGGGAGTACACCAAGCCCAAGACGTTGATTAAACACGAATCGGACATCAAGACGAACGAGGCTGCTGAATTCGCCGAAAAAGCCAAGTACGAAATCGAACTCGCCAAGCTGGCCAAGCTCGAAGAACAGCTCGAAAAATGCGTGATTAAGGCCACGACGACCGGCCAGGTTGTCTACAACAATCAGGATCGGTGGCGCGGCGACGAATACTTTGTGCGTAAGGGGAACCGCGTCCGAGAACGGCAGGTCCTGGTCAAGCTGCCGGATATCGGCCAGATGCAAGTGAAGGCCAAGATCGGTGAAGCACGTGTTGACCGGGTGAAACCGGGAATGGAGGCGATCATTCGGGTCGAGGCGATGCGCGGCTCGGAGCTCAAGGGCATCGTCAAGACGGTCAGCGCCTATGCCTCGGACGAGATGTGGTACAACCCAAATACCAAAGAATACGACGCGATCATTACGATCACCGATCCGCCAGCGACACTGAAGCCCGGCATGACATCTCAGGTGGCGATCCGAGTCGAGACGCAGCAAGATGTGTTGCAGGTGCCGGTGCAGTCTGTGGTCGAGCGGACGGGAAAACACTATTCCATCGTCCGTGAACAGGATGGAAAGTTGTCGCTTCGCGAACTGTCGATCGGTTCCTCGAACGAGAAGTTCATCATTGTGAAAGAAGGACTTGGTCGGGACGACGAAGTTGTGATGAATCCACGTCCTCATCTGGCGCGCGTCGGATTGAAGGATGTGGAAGTTGATCCCAACGGTGCAAAACCCGCGGACGACGCGAAAGGCAAGACACCCGCAACGACCAAGACGCCCGCCACGCCCGTTGCAGGCGAGTCGCCAGGTCGAGGCGCGTGA